In Salmo trutta chromosome 28, fSalTru1.1, whole genome shotgun sequence, one DNA window encodes the following:
- the LOC115165599 gene encoding cerebellin-4-like: protein MVLLRLLYKVMVNSLVLMFSLALISEFVGAQNDTEPVVLEGKCLVVCDSNPTTDWKGSSSPLGISVRAANSKVAFSAVRSNNHEPSEMSNKTRIIYFDQVLVNIGNYFTLESVFLSPRKGIYSFNFHVIKVYQSQTIQVNLMLNGKPVISAFAGDKDVTREAATNGVLLFLDKEDKVYLKLEKGNLVGGWQYSTFSGFLVFSL, encoded by the exons ATGGTGCTGTTACGGTTGTTGTACAAGGTGATGGTAAACTCTCTTGTTCTTATGTTCAGTTTGGCGTTGATCTCTGAGTTTGTGGGAGCTCAGAATGACACGGAGCCTGTAGTCCTGGAGGGCAAATGTCTTGTGGTTTGCGACTCTAATCCGACTACGGATTGGAAGGGCTCGTCCTCTCCTCTTGGCATTTCGGTACGTGCGGCGAACTCCAAGGTCGCTTTTTCTGCGGTCCGGAGCAACAATCACGAACCGTCGGAGATGAGCAATAAAACAAGAATCATATACTTCGACCAA GTTCTTGTGAATATAGGCAACTATTTCACATTGGAGTCAGTGTTTTTGTCACCCAGAAAAGGGATCTACAGTTTTAATTTTCACGTTATAAAAGTGTACCAGAGCCAGACTATACAG GTGAACTTAATGTTGAATGGGAAACCTGTCATCTCAGCTTTTGCGGGTGACAAAGACGTAACTCGAGAGGCAGCCACCAATGGAGTTCTGCTCTTTTTGGATAAAGAGGACAAGGTCTACCTTAAACTGGAAAAGGGGAATCTAGTTGGCGGATGGCAATACTCTACGTTCTCTGGTTTCCTTGTTTTCTCtctgtaa